The Oleiphilus messinensis DNA segment TTCTTACGCCATACTATTGGATCAGAAGGAATCAAAGGCGACTTCCAGATTACTTTTACATCTTTCGCTTTGTCCGGATGGGTCACTTTGAAGCGAGTCATGTTTTCAGTATTGTTAGTCGCAAAATCGACTTGTTTGTTGTACACCGCAAGCGCGTTCGCTTCATGGCTGGAATTCAATGAACGCTTGAATGCTTTTTTAGCATCCACGTTGTTCAAGGCAAATACATAGTAGGATGGGATCAGGAATCCTGAGGTTGAATTTGGATCCCCGTTACCAAATACCAAATCACGACTATTACTGAAGATATCATCCAGGTTGTTCAGCTTGCTGTCTTTATGTGCAATCAGCAATCCCCAGTATCCTGGATTACCCGCGACATCAACGGTTTGCATGAAAATCTCACCACCAGCACGGTCTACTGCTTCCATCGCAGATTTATTGCCATACCAAGCCAAATCAACTTTGTCGAATCGCATGGCCTGAATGATTCCAGCGTAGTCCGAGGCAAAAAATGGCTTGACCTCGACGTTCAGTTTTTCCGACATATCCTTCAGGAAAGGCTCCCAGATCGTGCGCAGATTCTGACTGGATTCGGTAGAAATGATCCCGAAATTAAGCTTTTTCATTTCCTCTGCACTAACGGTCGCAATCGAAGACAGTGCAACGAAGACCAGCGCCAGGCGCTTAAAGATCTTGATAAACATTTTGAACTCCATGAGCGTATTTGAGATGAACAACTCGTATTGAGGCTGTAAGTGGTTCTTAAGTTTTTTTGGTTCGTTCTGTACTAAATGACCTAAACGGAGCTGGATCGTTAAAGCCATATTCCTTCATTCAGCGCTATCACACTGATGATTCAGCCCACCCTGGCCAATGCCTTGGTGCCATAGTCCACCGCACCCGGGATACTGCTTTGCGCCGTATCCGTATCAGTCCGCGAAGTCAATAACGCCTCGCTAGACCCATACACGTTCTTAAGTACCTCATCGGTAAGCTCTGCAACCGGACCGTCGAAATGAACCTTACCCAAGCGCAAGGCAACAACACGTTGGCAATACTTTCGGGCATACTCCACCTGGTGCAATGTAACAACCACTGTTTTGTTATCCTGCCGGTTTATATCGGCCAGTTGATCCATCACGTTTTTTGCGGACTCGGGATCCAGGGAGGCGATGGGTTCATCTGCGAGTATGATGTCCGCTTGTTGCACCAGCGCCCTTGCAATCGCGACCCGTTGCTGTTGCCCACCAGATAACTTGTCTGCACGCTGAGCCGCAAATTCATCCATACCCACACGCTTCAAGGCATTAAGCGCCAATGCTTTCTCTTCTTGCGTGAAAATACCCAGCGTGCCACGCCATCGAGGGATGCGTCCTAGCATACCCAGTAAGACGTTACCGCGAACGGTCATGCGATTGACCAGGTTAAACTGCTGAAAAATGTAACCTATCCGGGCGCGTTTGCGGCGTATACCTGAAAGCAGGCGTCCGGATTTTTGCACAGCATCATCGTACACAAGCACTTCGCCTTCAGAATGCCGATCCCCCTTTTCCAAACCCGAAATATGCCTGAGTAACGTCGACTTTCCTGATCCGGAAGGCCCGATCAGCGCAACGATTTCGCCTGAATTGACCTGCAAATCAATGCAATCAAGCGCCCGTTTCTGTTTTTGAAACGTTTTATCCAACTTGCTTATCTGGATTGCTGGGGTCATAAAATTACCGGAAGTCGTTGGCTATGTTTTTTTTAACAGACTGATTTTTTAACAGACAGGCTGTCACATACTTGTCTAGACAATATGCCAAACAAATGTGACCGTGACTTTGCTGATTTATGAAGAAAAAATGAATCACTCGTTCATCTATATGTCTACAACCTGTGAACCCCCCTCAAAACACCATGGGATAAACCCATACTCAATTCCTGCTGTTGTGGTAGCCTAGAGCTCACACAGCCCATTGGTACAAAGGTTTATACGCGAAACGAAGAAATCCGAGTCGTTGGAGGATGAAGACACGATGATCGATATGATGCTGACTGCAGAGCCGGCGCTTCGGCTGGGCACCTTTCTGATTTTATTCACGCTTTGCGCGCTACTGGAGGCATATTTTCCGAGGCGTGATCGAGAACAACCCCGGAAGGCGCGCTGGTGGGGGAACCTATCACTCTCCGCGTTTAACACACTCCTGCTCAGATTACTTTTGCCTTTGAGTGCCACAGAATTTGCGCTGTACTGCGCAGATCAACATTGGGGGCTACTGAATCTACTCAATTGGTGGCACGGGCTTGAAATACTGGTCGCAATTGTGATCATGGATCTGATTATTTATGCTCAACACGTCTTGTTCCATCACAATGCACTACTATGGCGACTACATCGAGTGCATCACACCGATATTGACCTGGATGTTACTTCGGCAGCCCGTTTTCATCCAATTGAAATCGGTCTCTCAATGCTGATTAAATTTTCTGCAATTGCGCTATTGGGAATCTCCCCTGTTGCTGTCATCTTGTTCGAAGTCATTTTGAATGGCATGGCTATGTTTAATCACAGTAACTTGCGCCTGCCACTCGCGATCGATGCCATTCTCCGAAACATGATTGTCACGCCGGATTTTCACCGGGTACACCATTCCATTAACCCGAAGGAGACCAACAGCAACTATGGATTTAACCTGTCTGTTTGGGATCGCATTTTTCAAACCTATCGCCCTCAGCCCGTGCAGGGCCATGATCATATGATATTGGGGTTAGAACAGCACCGGGAAACACAGAAAACCTCTCTCAAAGCCCTGTTAATACAACCGTTTCGCGCTGAATAGCGCTATCCGGATACAAAAAACGGCAGTACAATTTAAAACTGTACTGCCGCTCACGAACTGCAATCACTTACCTTTCAGGCTCATTGTAAAACTTCAGTACTCTGATTCTCCACTTTGCTAATCCTTCACCTCTTCAGCACTCCACCGCTAATACTTCAACGGGTTTTCAACCATGCTAACGACATAACCTTCTTCAATAAAGTGAATGACGTCTTCTGCGAATTTTAAAGGGTATTCGGCGTGCGGCACATGTGCTGTGTTGGGATAGATTGAAACCAAAGGTTTAACCCCCCGGAGGAATAATGAAAGGTAGGCCGGCTTAATCACATCCTGACGCAGG contains these protein-coding regions:
- the phnD gene encoding phosphonate ABC transporter substrate-binding protein; the encoded protein is MFIKIFKRLALVFVALSSIATVSAEEMKKLNFGIISTESSQNLRTIWEPFLKDMSEKLNVEVKPFFASDYAGIIQAMRFDKVDLAWYGNKSAMEAVDRAGGEIFMQTVDVAGNPGYWGLLIAHKDSKLNNLDDIFSNSRDLVFGNGDPNSTSGFLIPSYYVFALNNVDAKKAFKRSLNSSHEANALAVYNKQVDFATNNTENMTRFKVTHPDKAKDVKVIWKSPLIPSDPIVWRKNLPESVKSKLWGFFREYGTDGDKTELKILADLGWAPFRPSSDDQLLPIRQLVLYKKKLKLENNTDMDADQKAKEIAEINEQLANLERKLAAIEVRNDTAATN
- the phnC gene encoding phosphonate ABC transporter ATP-binding protein, with the translated sequence MTPAIQISKLDKTFQKQKRALDCIDLQVNSGEIVALIGPSGSGKSTLLRHISGLEKGDRHSEGEVLVYDDAVQKSGRLLSGIRRKRARIGYIFQQFNLVNRMTVRGNVLLGMLGRIPRWRGTLGIFTQEEKALALNALKRVGMDEFAAQRADKLSGGQQQRVAIARALVQQADIILADEPIASLDPESAKNVMDQLADINRQDNKTVVVTLHQVEYARKYCQRVVALRLGKVHFDGPVAELTDEVLKNVYGSSEALLTSRTDTDTAQSSIPGAVDYGTKALARVG
- a CDS encoding sterol desaturase family protein codes for the protein MIDMMLTAEPALRLGTFLILFTLCALLEAYFPRRDREQPRKARWWGNLSLSAFNTLLLRLLLPLSATEFALYCADQHWGLLNLLNWWHGLEILVAIVIMDLIIYAQHVLFHHNALLWRLHRVHHTDIDLDVTSAARFHPIEIGLSMLIKFSAIALLGISPVAVILFEVILNGMAMFNHSNLRLPLAIDAILRNMIVTPDFHRVHHSINPKETNSNYGFNLSVWDRIFQTYRPQPVQGHDHMILGLEQHRETQKTSLKALLIQPFRAE